From the Halanaerobiales bacterium genome, the window CTTCAATGGTAAAAAAATATTTGGGACAGAGCTCAGGAATAAAAGGAAAGTTTTTAGCTATTTTTCTTGGAACTTTACCAGCTGGTCCTATGTATGTGGCTTTACCACTGGCAGGAGAGCTTTTACGTAAAAAAGCAAGTTTAAGTAATACAATAATTTTTTTAGGAGTTTGGGCTTCTCTAAAAATTCCTCAGTTGGGAGTAGAGATGAAGTTTTTAGGGTTTAAATTTTCTGCATTGAGATTTGTTTTTACCCTTGCTTCTGTAGTGATAATGGGATTATTAATGGAAAAGATGATTGATATTGAAAAAGAACTTTAATCTATTTTTAATTTGATAATCACACTTTTATCACATTTTTATCCTACAATATACTTGGTAAAGATAAAAGAGGGGTAAAATACTCTTCGATAAAAATACAATTATAAACATTCCAGAAAGGGGAAATTCAAATGAGAAATAAAATTTTAGCAATGTTTGCATTATTACTTATTATTCCACTGCTTACTGTTAATGTTATGGCCCAGGATTCAAATAGTGACAGTAGTAGTCAAAAGACTGAGGTTGTAGCAACAGTTAATGAGGAAGAAATAACTAGAACAGAATTACAAAAGGCTGCAGGTACTCAACAATTAATTATGCAGATAGCTCAAACTAATCAACAATTTGCACAACTTTTATATTCATCTGAAGCAGGACAGGAACTATTAGAAGAATTTAATAAGACAAAATTAGAAGAAGTTATTAACAATACTCTTTTACAACAGGCAGCTGCAGACTCTGATGTAGAATTAACAGAGAAAGAAAAAAATGAAATGTTTAATAAACAGGTAGCACAAATAAAACAACAAAATAATTTAACTGATGAACAGTTTGAATCCGCTCTTAGTGAACAGGGAATAGAATCAATGGAACAGTATAAAAAGATGTTTTTAGAAAATGAGAATTTAAAAATACAAAAATTTATTCAAGAAAAAGTATTATCAAATGTTGAAGTTTCTGATGAAGAAGCTAAAGAATTTTATAATAATAACTCCCAACGCTATAAGCAGGGAGAGAGAGTTGAAGCAAGTCATATATT encodes:
- a CDS encoding permease → MDKKKSKLKDNLKKLIIALAISIVAFLILRYFSVNRFQNAFYMSTRYIKEMISVFPAVLIIMGLADVWVPTSMVKKYLGQSSGIKGKFLAIFLGTLPAGPMYVALPLAGELLRKKASLSNTIIFLGVWASLKIPQLGVEMKFLGFKFSALRFVFTLASVVIMGLLMEKMIDIEKEL
- a CDS encoding peptidylprolyl isomerase encodes the protein MRNKILAMFALLLIIPLLTVNVMAQDSNSDSSSQKTEVVATVNEEEITRTELQKAAGTQQLIMQIAQTNQQFAQLLYSSEAGQELLEEFNKTKLEEVINNTLLQQAAADSDVELTEKEKNEMFNKQVAQIKQQNNLTDEQFESALSEQGIESMEQYKKMFLENENLKIQKFIQEKVLSNVEVSDEEAKEFYNNNSQRYKQGERVEASHILVESKEKADELYNKLQNGASFADLAKNNSIDNRSAENGGKLGFIEKGQFIEKFEKVAFNLEVGSISEPVETEYGYHIIKVSDKKEASTKSFEEVKSQIKDQLFSQKRQQAVNQYIQKLRDEAKIEKNI